A single region of the Cricetulus griseus strain 17A/GY unplaced genomic scaffold, alternate assembly CriGri-PICRH-1.0 unplaced_scaffold_1, whole genome shotgun sequence genome encodes:
- the LOC113837935 gene encoding GTPase KRas-like isoform X1 encodes MSEYKLVVVGADGVGKTALTIQLIQYHFVDVYDPTIEDSYRKQVVIDGETCLLDILDTAGQEEYSAMRDQYMRTGEGFLCVFAMNNTKSFEAIHHYREQIKRVKDSEDVPMVLVGNKCDLPSRTVDTKQAQDLAGSYGIPFIETSAKTRQRVEDAFYALVREIRQYRLKKINGKKKKKKTKSKCIIM; translated from the exons ATGAGTGAATATAAACTTGTGGTAGTTGGAGCTGATGGCGTAGGCAAGACTGCCTTGACGATACAGCTAATTCAGTATCACTTTGTGGATGTATATGATCCTACGATAGAGGACTCCTACAGGAAACAAGTAGTAATTGATGGAGAAACCTGTCTCTTGGACATTCTCGACACAGCAGGTCAAGAGGAGTACAGTGCAATGAGGGACCAGTACATGAGGACTGGGGAgggctttctttgtgtatttgCCATGAATAATACTAAATCATTTGAAGCTATTCACCATTATAGAGAACAAATTAAAAGAGTAAAAGACTCTGAAGATGTGCCTATGGTCCTAGTAGGGAATAAATGTGATTTGCCTTCTAGAACAGTAGACACAAAACAGGCTCAGGACTTAGCAGGAAGTTATGGGATTCCATTTATTGAAACCTCAGCAAAGACAAGACAGAGAGTGGAGGATGCTTTTTATGCATTGGTGAGAGAGATCCGACAGTACAGattgaaaaaaatca atggtaaaaagaagaaaaagaagacaaagtcaAAGTGTATAATTATGTAA
- the LOC113837935 gene encoding GTPase KRas-like isoform X2, giving the protein MSEYKLVVVGADGVGKTALTIQLIQYHFVDVYDPTIEDSYRKQVVIDGETCLLDILDTAGQEEYSAMRDQYMRTGEGFLCVFAMNNTKSFEAIHHYREQIKRVKDSEDVPMVLVGNKCDLPSRTVDTKQAQDLAGSYGIPFIETSAKTRQGVGDAFYTLV; this is encoded by the exons ATGAGTGAATATAAACTTGTGGTAGTTGGAGCTGATGGCGTAGGCAAGACTGCCTTGACGATACAGCTAATTCAGTATCACTTTGTGGATGTATATGATCCTACGATAGAGGACTCCTACAGGAAACAAGTAGTAATTGATGGAGAAACCTGTCTCTTGGACATTCTCGACACAGCAGGTCAAGAGGAGTACAGTGCAATGAGGGACCAGTACATGAGGACTGGGGAgggctttctttgtgtatttgCCATGAATAATACTAAATCATTTGAAGCTATTCACCATTATAGAGAACAAATTAAAAGAGTAAAAGACTCTGAAGATGTGCCTATGGTCCTAGTAGGGAATAAATGTGATTTGCCTTCTAGAACAGTAGACACAAAACAGGCTCAGGACTTAGCAGGAAGTTATGGGATTCCATTTATTGAAACCTCAGCAAAGACAAGACA GGGTGTTGGTGATGCCTTCTATACATTAGTCTGA
- the LOC113837935 gene encoding GTPase KRas-like isoform X3 encodes MSEYKLVVVGADGVGKTALTIQLIQYHFVDVYDPTIEDSYRKQVVIDGETCLLDILDTAGQEEYSAMRDQYMRTGEGFLCVFAMNNTKSFEAIHHYREQIKRVKDSEDVPMVLVGNKCDLPSRTVDTKQAQDLAGSYGIPFIETSAKTRQRVEDAFYALVREIRQYRLKKISKEEKTPGKVKIKKCIVM; translated from the coding sequence ATGAGTGAATATAAACTTGTGGTAGTTGGAGCTGATGGCGTAGGCAAGACTGCCTTGACGATACAGCTAATTCAGTATCACTTTGTGGATGTATATGATCCTACGATAGAGGACTCCTACAGGAAACAAGTAGTAATTGATGGAGAAACCTGTCTCTTGGACATTCTCGACACAGCAGGTCAAGAGGAGTACAGTGCAATGAGGGACCAGTACATGAGGACTGGGGAgggctttctttgtgtatttgCCATGAATAATACTAAATCATTTGAAGCTATTCACCATTATAGAGAACAAATTAAAAGAGTAAAAGACTCTGAAGATGTGCCTATGGTCCTAGTAGGGAATAAATGTGATTTGCCTTCTAGAACAGTAGACACAAAACAGGCTCAGGACTTAGCAGGAAGTTATGGGATTCCATTTATTGAAACCTCAGCAAAGACAAGACAGAGAGTGGAGGATGCTTTTTATGCATTGGTGAGAGAGATCCGACAGTACAGattgaaaaaaatcagcaaagaagaaaagactCCTGGCAAGGTGAAGATTAAAAAATGCATTGTAATGTAA